The Lacipirellulaceae bacterium genome contains a region encoding:
- a CDS encoding TolC family protein, whose protein sequence is MRSSSILLLLALLSSGCACFKCGALPKYRQQADAEAECLTAQKANTLGSLPEDFHITIDPRSRMFDPFDPDCEPMPPDDPFSHRYMDCVDCKKGSKCWRCLPETPFVENPEWLTFVPQDEEGFLTLDSRDAVSTALLHSTRYQRELEELYLSALDVSFERFRFDTQFFGGSEVLFTADGRDRSGTGDSSSQLVVAPSRPGNQFRAQRLTATGGQLVVGLANSLVWQFAGPDDYSSNTLLNFSLVQPLLRGAGRARVLETLTISERALLANVRSMERFRRGFYLNILTGRDPGQGASRRGGFFGGSGLEGFTGVGGGGFGNVGNFGFNNFGGGGGGAGGGFTGGAGAQGAGGFLGLLQSAQQIRNQRANVAALRESYEQLQASYDAGRIDRFQVELAQQALFNAQSQLLTAETFYQASLDGFKFSLGLPPDLPLRVQDPLLDRFQLVDPELDKVQSEVSELLDELRGLRAELAEADENAGPILEDMDWSIELVRLRGLVEQQLAAVEEDFLTFEKELPARKESLESLSQRDEAREANIDPALFEVSQLEARAQKRQAEYLLLQRRLESLWTELAEIAGKETDNSEQLNRMVEGFTKLSSTLLELSLVQAATRLESVSIEPTELTSAQALQIASAYRRDWANARAQLVDSWRLIYFNANDLKSDFGLVFNGDIGNVGDNPFRLRDTRGRLQVGLQFDPPITRIAERNIYRQALIEYQQARRNYYQFRDGVSLGLRNTLRQLRLNEVNFELRRAAVLVAISQVDLTQLRLSQPPKPEVEEQFGATTARDLVQSLSDLLNVQNDFLSVWVNYEVQRLNLEHDLGLMELDPAGLRIEQEIPYKALLADLCLPAEPPETSFDGELVDPLELPESIAPPAEPLPKPPAGPELDQPEALEGSLDGSIDGASWVQPVGYWEPVRAVELYRLPPVE, encoded by the coding sequence ATGCGTAGCTCCTCGATCCTTTTGCTTCTCGCCCTACTTTCCTCGGGCTGCGCTTGCTTCAAGTGCGGGGCACTGCCCAAGTATCGGCAGCAAGCCGACGCTGAGGCTGAATGTTTGACCGCCCAAAAAGCCAATACGCTCGGCTCGCTGCCCGAAGACTTCCACATCACGATCGATCCACGTTCGCGAATGTTCGACCCGTTCGATCCTGATTGCGAGCCAATGCCGCCTGACGATCCGTTTTCGCACCGCTACATGGACTGTGTGGATTGCAAAAAAGGCTCGAAATGTTGGCGTTGCTTGCCGGAGACCCCCTTCGTTGAGAATCCAGAGTGGTTGACCTTCGTTCCGCAGGATGAAGAAGGCTTTCTGACGCTCGACTCGCGCGATGCAGTTAGCACGGCGTTGCTGCACTCGACACGATATCAGCGCGAGCTCGAGGAGTTGTATCTCTCAGCGCTCGACGTCTCCTTCGAGCGATTCCGATTCGACACGCAATTCTTTGGCGGCTCAGAGGTGTTGTTTACGGCTGACGGGCGAGACCGAAGCGGGACGGGCGACTCTTCAAGCCAGCTCGTTGTAGCCCCATCCCGACCGGGCAATCAGTTTCGCGCGCAGCGTCTCACAGCGACTGGCGGGCAATTGGTCGTCGGGTTGGCGAACTCACTCGTCTGGCAGTTCGCCGGTCCTGATGATTACTCCAGCAACACCTTGCTCAACTTTTCACTCGTCCAACCACTGCTCCGTGGAGCGGGACGTGCCCGCGTTCTAGAGACGTTGACAATCTCCGAGCGTGCACTGTTGGCAAACGTGCGTAGCATGGAACGCTTCCGGCGTGGTTTCTACTTGAACATCCTCACCGGACGCGATCCAGGTCAAGGTGCCTCGCGACGCGGCGGCTTCTTTGGCGGCAGCGGCCTGGAAGGGTTTACCGGTGTCGGCGGTGGTGGTTTCGGAAACGTCGGAAACTTTGGATTCAACAATTTCGGCGGGGGCGGCGGTGGTGCCGGAGGCGGTTTCACAGGCGGTGCGGGTGCGCAAGGCGCGGGTGGATTCCTGGGACTTTTGCAGAGTGCTCAACAGATTCGCAATCAGAGAGCGAACGTCGCTGCATTGCGTGAGAGTTACGAGCAATTACAAGCCTCGTATGATGCTGGCCGCATCGATCGTTTCCAAGTGGAACTCGCACAACAAGCACTCTTCAATGCACAGAGCCAACTGCTGACGGCAGAAACCTTCTATCAGGCGTCACTTGATGGATTTAAGTTTTCACTCGGCCTACCACCTGACTTGCCGCTGAGAGTGCAGGATCCATTGCTCGACCGCTTCCAACTGGTCGATCCAGAACTTGACAAGGTTCAGTCCGAAGTCAGCGAATTGCTCGACGAGCTGCGCGGGCTTCGAGCCGAGTTAGCCGAAGCTGACGAAAACGCTGGGCCGATTCTCGAAGACATGGATTGGTCAATCGAGCTTGTCCGACTGCGAGGACTCGTTGAGCAGCAACTAGCAGCGGTCGAGGAAGACTTCCTCACGTTTGAGAAGGAACTACCTGCAAGAAAAGAGTCGCTGGAAAGTCTTTCTCAGCGAGACGAGGCGAGAGAGGCGAACATTGACCCGGCGCTGTTCGAGGTCAGCCAGCTAGAAGCCCGGGCGCAAAAGCGACAGGCGGAGTATCTTCTGCTCCAGCGGAGACTGGAGTCGCTTTGGACAGAACTCGCAGAGATTGCTGGCAAGGAAACGGACAACTCCGAACAGTTGAACCGAATGGTGGAAGGATTCACCAAACTCTCCAGCACGCTGCTTGAATTGTCGTTGGTCCAAGCGGCAACCCGACTCGAGTCTGTCTCAATTGAGCCAACCGAGTTGACTTCAGCGCAGGCGTTGCAAATCGCCAGTGCCTATCGTCGCGATTGGGCCAATGCACGTGCCCAACTAGTCGATTCCTGGCGGCTGATCTACTTCAATGCCAACGATCTCAAGAGCGACTTTGGCCTGGTGTTCAATGGCGACATCGGCAACGTCGGTGATAACCCTTTCCGGTTGCGTGATACACGTGGGCGATTACAAGTCGGCCTACAATTCGATCCGCCGATTACTCGTATCGCTGAGCGAAACATTTATCGACAAGCGCTGATTGAGTACCAACAAGCACGCCGCAACTACTATCAATTCCGCGACGGGGTTTCACTGGGACTACGAAATACGCTTCGCCAACTTCGCCTCAACGAAGTCAACTTCGAACTCCGTCGAGCGGCTGTGCTGGTTGCTATCTCGCAGGTCGATCTCACCCAACTGCGACTCTCCCAGCCTCCTAAGCCGGAAGTCGAAGAACAGTTCGGAGCGACAACCGCCCGCGACCTTGTGCAATCTCTCTCTGATCTATTGAACGTCCAGAACGACTTCCTGAGTGTCTGGGTCAACTACGAAGTTCAACGATTGAATTTGGAACACGATCTTGGCCTCATGGAACTCGATCCGGCCGGCCTGCGAATCGAACAGGAGATTCCCTACAAGGCGTTGCTTGCTGACCTCTGCCTACCCGCGGAACCACCGGAAACGTCCTTCGATGGCGAACTGGTCGATCCGTTGGAACTTCCCGAAAGCATCGCCCCACCTGCAGAACCGTTGCCCAAACCGCCTGCGGGTCCCGAGCTCGATCAGCCTGAAGCACTCGAGGGATCGCTCGACGGGTCAATCGACGGGGCCAGTTGGGTCCAGCCAGTGGGTTATTGGGAACCGGTTCGAGCGGTTGAGCTGTACCGCTTGCCTCCGGTGGAATAG
- a CDS encoding helix-turn-helix domain-containing protein, translating into MNDSKSPQPICISVEEIDSLCDQIATGREATRRLKQLIGSREISEVEFRLLWHLRSGKKVDQKSLAEALGVSTAQVSASVEAMRKRRLIACSKDRQDRRRQTWQLAIGGVTLLTSLTTGGITWMKGAA; encoded by the coding sequence ATGAACGATTCAAAATCACCGCAGCCGATATGCATCAGCGTCGAAGAAATCGACTCTCTCTGCGACCAAATCGCGACGGGCCGCGAGGCGACGCGAAGACTGAAACAACTGATCGGCTCAAGAGAAATCTCCGAAGTCGAGTTCCGCCTGTTGTGGCACTTGCGCTCCGGGAAAAAAGTCGACCAGAAGTCACTCGCAGAAGCACTCGGCGTCTCCACAGCTCAAGTCAGTGCCTCCGTTGAAGCCATGCGAAAGCGACGGTTGATCGCTTGTAGCAAAGATCGACAAGATCGGCGGCGACAGACTTGGCAACTGGCCATCGGCGGCGTGACACTCTTGACCAGCCTCACGACCGGGGGAATTACCTGGATGAAAGGAGCCGCCTGA
- a CDS encoding SMP-30/gluconolactonase/LRE family protein produces the protein MKNFRFLSLVLVNVLAFFCSTTFAKEYKATGEIERLDSAMDALVPPDAKIEVLAEGFTWSEGPVWIPQKDAISDGFLLFSDVPNNVVHRWDEQKGLSDFLKPSGFTGEATNSPESGSNGLSLDGEGGLLLCQHGDRRLALLDVPISEAKPAYKTLIDNYEGKRFNSPNDLAVHSSGAIYFTDPPYGLHGKWDDPRKELDFQGVYRLGTDGKVTLLTKELHAPNGIALSPDEKTLYVAQSDPRKPVIIAYPIQEDGTIGKGRVFFDASELAKDRPGMPDGMKVDPAGNLFATGPGGVLIISPEGKHLGTIRPGGKVANCAFGENGKRLYMTNHQRLCRVQLQ, from the coding sequence GTGAAAAACTTTCGATTTTTGTCTCTCGTCTTGGTCAACGTTCTGGCTTTCTTTTGCTCTACGACTTTCGCAAAGGAATATAAGGCCACCGGGGAGATTGAACGGCTTGACTCGGCCATGGACGCGCTCGTGCCGCCTGACGCGAAGATCGAAGTCCTTGCTGAAGGCTTCACTTGGAGCGAGGGACCCGTTTGGATTCCTCAAAAGGACGCGATCAGCGATGGTTTTTTGCTCTTCTCTGATGTGCCGAATAACGTAGTCCACCGGTGGGATGAACAGAAGGGACTGTCCGACTTCCTGAAGCCCTCGGGTTTCACGGGCGAAGCGACCAACAGCCCAGAGTCTGGCTCGAATGGCCTCTCACTGGACGGAGAGGGAGGGCTACTGCTTTGCCAGCATGGTGATCGTCGCTTGGCGTTGCTCGACGTTCCGATCAGCGAAGCAAAGCCCGCGTACAAAACTCTTATCGATAACTATGAGGGTAAACGCTTCAACAGCCCTAACGACCTGGCGGTTCATTCCAGCGGTGCCATCTATTTCACAGACCCACCCTACGGTCTGCATGGCAAGTGGGACGACCCTCGGAAGGAACTCGACTTTCAAGGCGTTTATCGACTGGGTACGGACGGCAAAGTCACGCTACTGACAAAGGAATTGCACGCCCCCAACGGCATCGCGCTCTCACCGGATGAGAAGACGTTGTACGTGGCTCAATCCGACCCACGAAAGCCGGTAATCATCGCTTATCCGATCCAAGAAGACGGCACAATCGGCAAGGGACGCGTTTTCTTCGACGCCAGTGAGCTTGCAAAGGACCGACCTGGGATGCCCGACGGAATGAAAGTCGATCCCGCGGGTAATCTCTTCGCTACAGGACCAGGCGGAGTCTTGATTATTAGTCCTGAGGGCAAGCACCTGGGCACAATCCGGCCCGGGGGGAAGGTCGCCAACTGTGCGTTCGGCGAAAACGGCAAGCGACTGTATATGACGAATCACCAGCGGCTGTGTCGCGTGCAACTACAGTAA
- a CDS encoding zinc-binding alcohol dehydrogenase family protein codes for MKAVQFQGPKKLAEVDVEDPGQPGPGEALVATHRMGVCGTDTSAYLGKFPFFDFPRTPGHELGVEVLAVGEGVTNVKVGDRCSVEPYMNCGNCYACRKGRGNCCANMQVLGVMFDGGLCERFKLKAEKLHKSDKLSYEQLALVETLAIGCHAAERGQPEQDEHVLIIGAGPIGLAMLEFTRLTGAIVTIMDMVESRLEFCKKTYDVAHTIVFKADGSEVEQMQAITGGDKYALVCDATGNKHSMAGALGYVAQSGTLVYLGVTTEDITFPHPALHRPEMTLKGTRNALPQDFTRIISLIEEGTIDTDPWITHRTPFERVVDEFDSLTKPETGVLKAMIELG; via the coding sequence ATGAAAGCCGTTCAGTTCCAAGGACCGAAGAAACTTGCCGAAGTTGACGTTGAAGACCCAGGCCAACCAGGTCCTGGAGAGGCGTTGGTGGCCACGCATCGGATGGGTGTCTGCGGTACGGATACGAGCGCTTATTTGGGGAAGTTCCCCTTCTTTGATTTCCCACGCACCCCCGGCCACGAACTTGGCGTTGAAGTGCTGGCTGTCGGCGAAGGCGTAACCAACGTGAAGGTAGGTGATCGATGCAGCGTGGAACCCTACATGAACTGCGGCAATTGTTACGCTTGCCGTAAGGGCCGTGGCAACTGTTGTGCGAACATGCAAGTGCTTGGCGTCATGTTCGATGGCGGGCTATGCGAACGCTTCAAGCTGAAGGCCGAGAAACTTCACAAATCGGACAAGCTCTCTTACGAGCAACTCGCACTCGTTGAAACGCTAGCCATCGGCTGCCATGCGGCGGAGCGTGGCCAGCCGGAGCAGGACGAACACGTGCTGATCATTGGTGCCGGGCCGATTGGGCTGGCGATGCTCGAGTTCACCCGGCTCACTGGTGCCATTGTCACGATCATGGACATGGTCGAGTCGCGCTTGGAATTCTGCAAGAAGACTTACGACGTGGCTCACACGATTGTTTTCAAAGCGGATGGCAGCGAAGTCGAGCAGATGCAAGCGATCACTGGCGGCGATAAGTACGCTCTGGTTTGTGACGCGACGGGCAACAAACACTCAATGGCCGGTGCTCTAGGCTACGTCGCCCAAAGCGGCACCCTGGTGTATCTAGGGGTGACGACGGAAGACATCACGTTCCCCCACCCTGCCTTGCATCGCCCGGAGATGACCCTCAAAGGAACACGCAACGCGTTGCCGCAAGACTTTACGCGTATCATCAGTCTGATCGAAGAAGGAACGATCGACACCGACCCGTGGATTACGCATCGGACACCCTTTGAGCGCGTCGTGGACGAGTTCGATTCGCTTACCAAACCAGAAACGGGCGTGCTGAAGGCGATGATTGAGCTTGGTTGA
- a CDS encoding tagaturonate epimerase family protein, which produces MATTETVTQETTVLGLTPSFGFGDRIGLATPGHVAAMRAAGGSIAPMFAQQSIREMARTNRTPEGVMSDALQAAASAGWDKPQGSDADHLKTPEDVDRTAAVGFKFFTIDPSDHVDQQADDYDAQAVKEKFAAIADSVTWLGGYEGKEVTLPSGTKLTFDQQSLQRAGVKYGKALEEAIKLADYIKSVQEAAGRDYEIELSVDETEQPTTLVEHWIIAEQCLTRGVKLVSLAPRFIGEMEKGVDYIGDVEALEASMNDHAAVAAELGPYKLSLHSGSDKVSMYPSLARATKGQFHVKTAGTSYLEALRVVALCDKPLFREMCEFARGRYETDRATYHVHATLENVPAPADLSDDQLLKEYLERWEDVPAGKGFTNAGRQILHCTFGSTLTDERFGPALRECLEANQQVYNDVLEEHFVKHLEALQV; this is translated from the coding sequence ATGGCAACCACAGAAACAGTCACGCAAGAAACTACTGTCCTGGGACTCACCCCTTCCTTCGGATTTGGCGACCGGATTGGGCTCGCCACGCCCGGTCATGTCGCGGCGATGCGTGCAGCGGGCGGAAGCATCGCCCCGATGTTTGCTCAGCAGTCGATTCGCGAAATGGCCCGCACCAACCGCACGCCAGAGGGCGTCATGAGCGACGCTCTCCAAGCCGCGGCGTCGGCAGGCTGGGACAAGCCTCAAGGCTCGGACGCAGACCATTTGAAAACGCCCGAAGATGTCGATCGCACAGCAGCCGTTGGCTTCAAGTTTTTCACGATCGACCCTTCCGACCACGTGGATCAGCAGGCGGACGACTACGACGCGCAGGCAGTCAAGGAAAAGTTTGCTGCAATTGCTGACAGCGTCACGTGGCTCGGCGGATACGAAGGCAAGGAAGTGACGCTCCCTTCGGGGACAAAACTCACCTTTGATCAGCAATCGCTGCAACGTGCCGGCGTGAAGTACGGTAAGGCTCTTGAGGAAGCGATCAAGCTGGCGGACTACATCAAGAGCGTCCAGGAAGCTGCTGGTCGAGACTACGAGATCGAACTGAGCGTCGACGAAACGGAGCAGCCAACAACGCTTGTCGAGCATTGGATCATCGCCGAACAATGTCTCACCCGCGGCGTGAAGCTCGTTTCCCTTGCGCCGCGATTTATCGGTGAGATGGAGAAGGGTGTCGACTACATCGGCGATGTCGAGGCTCTCGAAGCCTCCATGAACGACCATGCCGCGGTTGCCGCCGAGCTGGGTCCCTACAAGCTGAGCCTGCATTCAGGCAGCGATAAAGTTTCGATGTATCCGTCGCTTGCTCGTGCGACGAAGGGGCAGTTCCACGTGAAGACTGCCGGAACCTCTTACTTGGAGGCACTTCGAGTCGTCGCGTTGTGCGACAAGCCGCTGTTTCGAGAAATGTGCGAGTTTGCCCGCGGTCGATACGAAACTGACCGGGCGACCTACCACGTTCACGCGACGTTGGAGAATGTGCCGGCACCGGCTGACTTAAGCGATGACCAGCTGCTCAAGGAATACCTCGAACGCTGGGAAGATGTTCCTGCAGGCAAAGGTTTCACCAATGCGGGACGACAGATTTTGCACTGCACTTTCGGTTCGACGCTGACTGACGAGCGTTTCGGCCCCGCCCTGCGTGAATGCCTCGAAGCCAATCAACAGGTTTATAACGACGTGCTTGAAGAACACTTCGTGAAACACCTCGAAGCGTTGCAGGTTTAG
- a CDS encoding RbsD/FucU domain-containing protein: protein MLDTGILNPHVNHLLSRVRHTNTLVIADRGFPFWPQIETVDISLVDDVPSVLQVLNAIRKNFVFGKAWMAQEFLDNNDEATTDAFAKALDGIPLAHEQHDTFKLRVQSAIGLIRTGDTVQYANMVLESA from the coding sequence ATGCTCGACACCGGCATCCTCAACCCGCACGTTAATCATCTCCTCAGCCGCGTTCGGCATACCAATACGTTGGTGATTGCTGACCGCGGATTTCCTTTCTGGCCGCAGATTGAGACGGTCGACATCTCACTCGTCGACGATGTTCCGTCGGTCTTGCAGGTACTCAATGCTATTCGCAAGAACTTCGTCTTTGGTAAGGCATGGATGGCTCAAGAGTTCCTCGATAATAACGACGAGGCGACGACTGACGCCTTTGCGAAAGCACTCGATGGCATTCCGCTTGCTCATGAGCAGCACGACACGTTCAAGTTGCGGGTGCAAAGTGCCATCGGCCTCATTCGAACTGGTGATACCGTGCAATACGCCAACATGGTTTTGGAGTCCGCTTGA
- a CDS encoding amidohydrolase family protein, which produces MADSEANSVRIIDSHHHFWHYTLEDYGWMDDSMVAIRRDFLPTDLQTEISNAGVEGVVSVQARQSLEETRMLCDFAGQHDFIKGVVGWVPLLTDELPAALEEFSSETKLKAVRHVVQDEPDDFLLRDDFNEGVALLAANGLVYDVLIFERQLPAAIEFVDKHTDQSFVLDHIAKPKIGADELEPWRTNLLKLAERENIVCKLSGMVTEADYQSWTPQQLQPYLETVLEAFGPKRLMFGTDWPVCTLACEYQEWVRIIREFAAPLTETERHALFFETANQAYHLQLD; this is translated from the coding sequence ATGGCTGACTCGGAAGCCAACAGCGTCAGGATCATTGATTCGCACCACCACTTCTGGCACTACACGCTGGAAGACTACGGCTGGATGGACGACTCGATGGTGGCGATCCGCCGCGACTTTCTGCCAACGGATCTCCAGACAGAAATCAGCAACGCGGGGGTCGAAGGAGTCGTCTCCGTCCAAGCACGGCAGAGCCTTGAAGAAACCCGTATGCTCTGCGATTTCGCCGGGCAGCACGACTTCATCAAAGGAGTTGTTGGTTGGGTGCCGCTTCTGACCGACGAGCTTCCCGCGGCACTGGAGGAGTTTTCCAGCGAGACGAAACTCAAAGCCGTGCGTCATGTCGTTCAGGATGAGCCCGATGACTTCCTTCTGCGAGACGATTTCAACGAAGGCGTAGCCCTGCTTGCTGCCAACGGTCTTGTCTACGACGTGTTGATCTTCGAACGTCAACTGCCCGCAGCGATTGAGTTCGTCGACAAGCATACCGATCAATCGTTCGTCCTCGATCACATTGCCAAGCCGAAGATTGGAGCAGACGAACTCGAACCCTGGCGCACAAACCTCCTCAAACTGGCCGAGCGAGAGAACATCGTTTGCAAGCTCTCTGGCATGGTCACCGAGGCGGACTATCAGTCTTGGACGCCTCAGCAGTTGCAGCCTTACTTGGAGACGGTTTTGGAAGCGTTCGGCCCAAAGCGACTTATGTTCGGTACTGACTGGCCGGTTTGCACACTTGCTTGTGAGTACCAAGAATGGGTTCGCATCATCCGAGAATTCGCCGCTCCCCTTACTGAAACGGAACGTCATGCGTTGTTCTTCGAAACGGCAAACCAAGCTTACCACTTGCAGCTCGATTGA
- a CDS encoding DUF1080 domain-containing protein, which translates to MRCSSKRQTKLTTCSSIENVQSRFVTSPRPMRRAVRLATVATYLLVVVAGSNVISAKENYTIEWKPLFNGKNLDGWDTWLRAPQEEGAEKGEPLGLNNDPRKVFTVVDGKLRVSGEVFGCISSKEEYADYEIRWKYRWGEKKWPPRLNQLRDSGFLYHCYGKHGAFWNAWKACVEYQVQEGDSGDYYFLAGPRGEVRVADPKKEGYGKDYSATGELTTQSQRIVHSGSRRHRHGEWVDCHAIIRGDTSVHIVEGIVVNRAEKLQGRVDGKYVQLKKGHLQFQSEAAEIFYKDIELRDLPQGGSGEHSLETLTVSSKGLTITVQNGVQHQAYLPAIELIGKHSKHFELADSPLPVRLGPGEVLLLELRAAEGFEIGDDLDLKCRLESLNGPVESSILDISEGL; encoded by the coding sequence ATGCGTTGTTCTTCGAAACGGCAAACCAAGCTTACCACTTGCAGCTCGATTGAAAACGTTCAATCAAGATTCGTCACTAGCCCGCGACCTATGCGTCGCGCGGTGCGTCTGGCGACGGTAGCTACGTACTTGCTAGTAGTCGTCGCAGGCTCGAACGTGATTTCTGCAAAGGAGAATTACACCATCGAGTGGAAGCCACTCTTCAACGGCAAGAACCTCGACGGTTGGGACACATGGCTCCGCGCTCCACAGGAAGAAGGCGCAGAAAAGGGCGAGCCGCTGGGGCTGAACAACGATCCGCGGAAAGTCTTTACCGTAGTCGATGGGAAGCTTCGAGTTTCAGGAGAAGTTTTCGGTTGTATCTCCTCCAAAGAGGAATACGCAGACTACGAAATCCGTTGGAAGTACCGTTGGGGCGAGAAGAAATGGCCACCTCGGCTCAATCAATTGCGAGACAGTGGCTTCCTTTATCATTGCTACGGCAAGCACGGTGCTTTCTGGAATGCTTGGAAGGCCTGCGTCGAGTATCAGGTGCAAGAAGGTGATTCAGGAGACTACTACTTTCTTGCTGGTCCTCGAGGAGAAGTCCGCGTGGCGGATCCCAAGAAGGAAGGCTACGGCAAAGATTACTCCGCGACGGGTGAGCTAACGACGCAGAGCCAGCGTATTGTCCACAGCGGCAGTCGCCGTCATCGCCACGGCGAGTGGGTGGACTGTCACGCCATCATTCGAGGTGACACGTCCGTTCATATTGTTGAGGGCATCGTTGTCAACCGGGCCGAAAAGTTACAGGGGAGGGTGGATGGCAAATACGTGCAGCTCAAGAAGGGGCACCTGCAGTTCCAATCTGAAGCAGCCGAGATTTTCTACAAAGACATTGAGTTGCGTGATCTCCCGCAGGGCGGATCGGGAGAGCACTCGTTAGAAACGCTTACCGTTTCGAGTAAGGGGCTAACGATCACCGTGCAAAACGGGGTCCAGCATCAGGCCTACCTTCCCGCGATTGAGTTAATCGGGAAGCACAGCAAGCACTTCGAGCTGGCGGACTCCCCCTTGCCCGTTCGACTTGGTCCTGGCGAGGTGTTGCTCTTGGAGCTGAGGGCTGCTGAGGGGTTTGAGATTGGGGATGACCTCGACCTGAAGTGCCGTCTGGAGAGCCTCAACGGGCCTGTCGAGAGCTCAATTCTCGACATTTCTGAGGGTCTGTAG